The stretch of DNA ACATTATCGGCAATTACCTCGCCGGACTCAGCATCATAAATGTTCACACCTGAGCTGTGCAGCACATAGACTTTCCCGTCATGATAATGATTGACACCCTTGCGGTTGGACGAGGTTCTCAGGGAGTGGTGGGCAAAAGGCAGTCCAATCCCTTTAATCTCATCTGATGCTATGATTGGCGTTAACCCTTCAATGGGGATAACTCCCGTATCTCCCATTGATATTTGCCCCAAGCCGTGCAGCCATAAATCACTCATCTGTCATTACCTCCTTTATCCAATTTCCTGCCTCGTCATATATTTGGTTGTATACAACTACAGCCCGTACTGTTTCACCGTCTGTCTCATAATAAGTAACTGTACGGTTTTCGTAGCGTGGTGAGTTACCGCCGCTTAGTACGGACCGTTTAGCCAGGGTTCCATCTTGCCGGTGCCATTCAATGGTGGTGAAAATCCCCTTGTGGTCTTTCCCAAAACGGTAGGTATTGGCCAGATCCCCATGGGCGGAAAAGTCAGCCTCGTGGTCTCTAAAAGCAGTCCAGGGCACCAGGTCAGTGGCATCAAAGCTAAGTCCTTGAATATAGTCAAACCACTCTTTCCACTCGGCGTAAAACTCACCGTCTGGTTCCCTAATCTTGCTTTGCAGCCAGGCATCCCAGACAACTTCAAAGACTTCGGGGTGATTTGCCCACCAAGCGTCCCACTGCTCTTGCATCCACTGGGTTTCACTAGCTATGTCCTGGGGCAATAGCAGTTTGCCGCTGATATAGTAATCCACCGCTTCCGGGTGGCTGGCTTTACCCTCGATAACTTCCCACGATACAATAACCTGATCGAATACCGATGCTTGGTAGGACTCACCGGCTGATAGAATTTTATCTCGCATCACATAAGCCCCGGCCAGCTTTAGGCTGACGGTCTGCGCTGTATCGGTTAAATTGGTTAAAATGATTGATTTCAGCACTACCACCCGATCATTGGGTACCTGGTATAAAGGCTCAAATTCTGTGGGTAGTTCCCCTTTGGCAAGTCTGATGGCACTGCCCATATTACATCCCTCCCCAGGTGTTGATTACCGGTTGCGCTTCCAACCTGCGCCATTTGCCATCATTGATTTCAACTTCCAGATTACCGCCCCTTAAGCGTAGGCCATGGGTTTCCTCTCTTACGGTGCGGTCCCGGTGGGCTTTAAACTGGCTCCATGGTACTAGATTAGTGATGTCTTGTATTTCTTCAAACCAATCTTTCCACTGGGTGTAAAACTCACCGTCCGGTGCCGTTAATTTTTCGTTTACCCAGTCCTGCCAGACCCTCTGCGCTTCATGGTCAAACCAAATATCCCAGTCTTGCTGGATTCTATCGAACCAGGTTTTCCACTGGATGTAGAAGGCACCATCCGGAATGGTTAGCTTATCGTTTACCCAGTTAGTCCAGTTGTTTTGGAAAGCGGTGAACTTTGATTGCAGCATAGCTAAAAAAGCAGCATGCTCAACACTGGCATTCTGCTTTTTATCTGTCAAATATTCAAGCCAGGCGGCAAACTCTGTATCCCCGTGTGCTCTCCTGGCATTGAGGTATAACTGCCATTCGTTAAACAGCTCGGTGGTGTCCACCTGTTCAAATAAATGGGTGACCACGCCGCAGACGGCAGGGTTTAATCTTTCATCGGTTATCTGGTATGCCTCAATAAAACTTTTCCCGGCCAGTACCACTACCTGTGCCAGGGCCAATTCATAGATGTTTTCATTACGGGTTAGTTCCGGTACTTGGGGCGTTTCTGCAGCAGTACCAGTTAACACAAAGGCTTTCACATAGCGGTTTTCTAAAGTCTTATCTAATCTGATCACCACCCGGTCGATACGGTCGTAGTTGGCATGGGCCATGGGGTGGTAAAGTTCCAAAGGCTCGATGTCAATTTTGTAGAGATAACCCTCAATCCAGGCATAGCCAGGTTTAATAAATGTTCTCATGTCCTGGCCTTGTGCTCCTACCTGCAAGTTGTCCCCGGAGCCGTTGAAGATGCCGTTTCTGATAAACTGGCGGAAGTATTCAGCGAACTCATCGGCGGTATAATAGCGTTCATCTTCGCCGTCAACTGAGTCGAAAAATCTGTAGTGTTCAGCCACAAAAACCCTCCTTTCTAAAGGCCCACATAGCGGTTTTTCCACTTAACGAGAACCCTGGTCTTGATACTGTCGTTGTTGCTGGTGTAGCTTAGTGCATTTTCTCCTGGTACCAGTTGCCAAAACACACTGTTAAGATCAATGTAATGGAAGGCATTTTGCCCGTTAATCTTCACGTATTTATGCCCGAAGGCGGTATTGACGGTGAGCACATCTTCCTCCTCAAGCTCACGATTAACTTTGATAAATTCCCCGGTGGTTAGGTTAGACACGGTGGGATTCACCGCTGGCCCTTTGAATTCAATCTCCACTGGGGTTGCCACATCACCGCCATTGATGGCTCTACGCTTGAATCCCCGGTAGGAAAACATGGTGGGGAGCATTAGCCTGAATTGAATTCCACCCATGAGATAAGACATCTCCCTGCTTTCAAAATAGGGGTCTAACCAAAATGGCTCATGGCAAATTAAATGTAGCAGGAACTTTTGATAATACAAACCTTTGCTGCCTTGGCCGCTGGGAAAGATGGGTGTAGACTCCGCTATGCCTGTAATTTCTTTCACCTGATTTCCCTGGTGGTAGGTGATCGTCACTTCCCCCAGTTTTGGGTTTAGTACCTTCTGCATTTTCCTTCTTGCCATCAACACCGCAGCAGGATCGCCTTTGGTGATAATTGTGCCTTCAATGCTAACGGCCCGGTTATCCAATGTGTTATCAATAAAGGTGGAGCCATCCTGTTTCGGTGCCTTCTGGCTTTCAAGGGCTACCGGTACTTCGCCAACACCATCAATACTTTCTAGGAAATAAGGGGCTTGATTGCCTAATTTTATGCTTTCGCCGTTTTTGTTCGTGATGATAACACTGTCCACAATCTCACCTCCTACCACTCAAGAGCCAGCTGCCGGGATGCATTTTTTATCCGCCTAGCGGTTTCTGCCGGGGTAAGCGGTGTGGGGGAGTTAATCACGATATTTTGGGTAATGCCTTTATCCCCACCAAGGATCTCCTTTGTTTCGTGGTCGCTATAAATCCTACTTCCCCTGGGCAAGGCCACTAGCTCCGGCCCTAATTCACCCACCATAGTTAAACCACCGGGAAAGAAGCTGGTGCCGCTGTAGTTATCATCAGCCCCACCACCGGAAGTAACTGTGCTGATTACCCGTGTGATGCGCTCCACAATGCTAAATACCTTCTCCTTAACACTGGTGGCGTTCCATTCCTTAATCCGGTCAATGGCACTACTGATGGCACTTTTAACCCGATCCAATGATTCGTTCACTTTATCAGCCATAGCGGAAAACTTCTCGCTGGTGACTTCTTTCATGGTGGTTAATGCGCTGTCCCAAACGGATTTATAACCCTCGGTGTAGCTATTAATTAAACCTTTAATACCACCGCCATGCTCATCAATTTTATTTTGTATGGCCTGCCAAGTTTCAGCGGTTTTGGTTTTGATGTTGTCCCAGGTTTCATAGGTTTTAGTTTTAACCTCATCCCAGGTGGTGCTGACATTGGTTTTAATAGCAGCCACGGTTTCGGAGGTATTGGTTTTAATGTCATTCCACCTATCACTCATGGTAGAGCGGATGTTTTCCCATTGCTGGGATGTGGTAGTTTTAATTTCTTCCCAGGTGGAAATCACATTTTCTTTAATGGCCTGGGCTTTGGCGAAGATGTCGTCTTTCATGGCCTGCCACTTGGTTTTTATCTGGCCGGTTTCCCAATCCACCTGATTAACGTGCTCTTGAGCTTGAGCCTTAGCTTCCTCCACTACCCGCTGGTGCATAATTTCAGCCTGTTTAACCGTGTCATCCTTTTGCCGGGTGGCTTCTTTGATTAAGCGATCCGCCTGATCTTTGGTGATGGTGCCTGCTTCATCCCGCTGCCGGATAATTTCCTTAATTACCCGGTCGTACTGTTCATTAGCCGCTTTGATGGTTTTATCCTTTTGCTCAATGCTGTTTTTGACCACTTCGGCGGCTTGCTTGACACTAATCTCCCCGGCCTGGGCTTTCATCCGTTCCATAATGGCTTTGGCTTCGATTTCATTCTCGGAGAGGACTTGAATGCCGGTGTCCACCATCTGCCTTTGGATGGCATTAATTTCTTCCTGTTCAGACTTGGTAAGCGCCCTTTTCTCTGCCGTAGCGGTATCCAGTATGGTTTTTATCCTGGCTTCCCCGTCAGCTATGGTTTGTTTTCTGTTTTCATAGCCCTGCTGCATATTGTTTAATATTTCATCCTGCTCCTGCTGGGATAGGGAAGTGCTACCGGCAACAAAACCCTTAATTTTAGCCAGGGACTCTTCATGATGTTTAGCCAACCCCGCCTGCACTTGAGAAGCCATCTGTGAGAAGTTACCGGCAATGTTGTCGGCCATTTCTTTGGTAACTTCTTGGCCACTCCAAGACAGCTGGTTTAAAGCAACGGTGGCTTCATCATTCAGTTCTAAAAACCCGCCTACCGCTTCTTTGGTTGCTTCAGATACTTCCTTACCAAACAGTTTAATAGCAGGGATGCTCTCCTGACTTAAGTGTTTATATAAAGCCACCCCTGCCACCGTTAATCCAGCAATAGCAGCTACCGCAATCCCCACCGGCCCGGTTAAAACTGTAAATACTGTGGCTAAGGCACCAATGGCAGGTGTTGCTGCAACTGCTCCGGTGGTGGCCACAGCAATAGCCCCGGATACTGTAGATAGTACTCCTGCTACAGAGCCGATAACTCCGATAAGCTTGCCACCAATAAGTAATAGCGGGCCAATGGCTGCAGCCAAACCCGCTACTACAAGAATAGTCGTCTTAGCCCCATCGCTTAGTTCGCTGAATCTTTGGACGAGGGGAGTAATCCCTTCCAGTGCTTTGGAGATCACCGGCAGCAAGGCATCTCCAAAAGCACTGGCTGTTAATTGTAGTTGGTTTTTGAATAATTGTATCTTGGAAGCTGTGGTGCCAAAGCGCAGTTCCGCTTCTTTGTTAAGGGCATTGTTTTCTACCCAAGCCTCACTACCCAGTTCCAAGCTTTCCCTGAACAGGTCACCTGCACCGGATGCCCGCAGTAATGCGTCACGAACCCGGATTTCCGATAGGCCCAGATCCTCTAAGACTGCAAATACATTGCCGCCGCTTTTTGCTGTTTTATCTAAACCCTCAATAAATGAGATGATCGCCCCGGCTGCATCTTTTTCAAAAGCTTGTTGGAATTGACTAGCTGACATACCCGACACTTGGGCGAATTGTTCTAACTTTTGACCTCCGGAAGCTACGGCATTAGCCATGTCTACCATGACTCGGGAGATAGCGGAACCGCCGGATTCAGCCTCAATACCAACTGAACTTAAAGCACCGGCAAAGGAAAGAATCTGGGCTTCGGTTAAGCCGACCTGACTCCCGGCACCGGCGATACGCAGCCCCATCTCCACGATTTCGGCCTCGGTGGTGGCCAGGTTATTGCCTAAGGCCACAATGGTGGCACCCAAACGGTCAAACTCGGTTTGCGGCATTTGGGTAATGTTGGCGAGCCTGGCCAGCGCAGTTGCCGCCTGGTCGCTACTCATGTTTGTGGTTACGCCCAGCTTGGCCATTACATCGGAAAATCTTAAAATGTTTTCTTTTTTAATGCCTAGTTGTCCGGCGGCTTCACCGATGCCGTAGAGTTCTGTAGTAGCAATCGGCACAGTTTTAGCCATGGTTTCAAAGCCCTGTTTAAGTTCTTGCAGTTCCTGTTCGGTGGCATCTACCGTCTTGATAACCCCGGTAAAAGCTGTTTCTAAATCAATGGAGGCCTTGGTCGCTAATGCTCCAAGACCCACCAGGGGTGCCGTAACCTTGGTGCTCAGTTCCTTACCCGCTGCTTCCATCTTTTTACCGACAGCCTGCAGTTTCTCCCCGGCAGCCTCCAGTTCCTTGCCCAGTTTGCCCCAGCTAGAGGATTGCAGGGTTAATTGGTTATTGACATCTTTTAGATTCTGTTCCATGGTCACCAGCCTGGCACGGGCTTGGTTTAATCTGATTTCTAATTCCTGCGTGACCCTGGCATCAGCACCTTTGGTTTCAACCGCCTTCCGGTGGGCTTCCTCCAAGGTTTGCACCCTTTGCCTTTGCAGCTCTGTTTCCTTGGTCATGTGTTCGGATTTAAGGCGTAGTTTATCTAATTCACTGCCGTGTTGACCAAGTTGGGCACTGGCTAGTTTAAACTCCGATTGCAGTTTTCGCATTTCAGTGCCTAATTTACTGATTCCTTCTTGGAAGCCTTGGGAATCTAGGAATATCCGGACACTAAGATCACCAACACTTGCCATCTGTCTCACCACCTAAAAATAACGCCGTCAATAGGCGCTACAATATACTGTCGATATATACTTTTTCAGTTCCTCGTTTTCGGTTAAGCAACTTCAAGTAATAAATGATGTCCGTGGAATCAATCTCACCCATAGTCCAGCCCTGTTCTAAAAGAGCCAAATACAGCCGGTCAATAAACTCTTGGGGCTCCATGGCGTTTCCCGCTATTCGTTTTTTCCTGCTGTGGCCTCTCCCATCGCTCCCACCACTTCATTGATACAACGGGTAATGGTGGGGATTAAATCCTTGGAAGCCAGGCCGTCATAAAGTTCATCACGGGTAAATTGACTGCCGAATAGATCCACGATGTAATCCATTAATTTGTCCAGTTCCTCGGGGGCAATATTGTCGAAATTTATCTCTTGTGATACGGCAATGGTTGTTCTCACCATCCGGGCGCTAATAAAGCCAGCGGTGTAGGTTTTGTCCTTGCCATTAGTTTTAAGTACAATCTCCAAGGTTTAACCCTCCTCCGTAATTATCGCCGCTTCAAAGGCAGATACCGCTACGGCTAAAGTGGCCAGTGCCGCATCGACCTGGGCTTGGGTAGCGTTTTCATCATCCACCACGGCTTGAGCGGCATCGATAGCGTCGCTGAAGGTGTCGTAGGCTTCCTGGGGGTATTCTCCGATGCCAGTACCTACAGTTGCACCAGCTAATAAATCTTCGGCTTCACCAATAGTGGCAATGAGGGCAGACTTATCAACCACTACTGGACTGGTATCACCCGGTACCCTACTGAACCAACTTTCAAATCCAGTGAAACCCTGCCCGTCTTCGTCTGCTGTGTGCTTCCACTCACCGTCATGCACTCTGGCCATAAAGGTAAACTTCACTTTAGGGGTTTTGTGTTCTACGTTGTCCTTTTTAGTGGAGAAGTCCTCGGCCATGGGCTGGGCTACTCCTTTTAAGAGCCAGACATAGCGGTACTTGCCGTTGGACTTAAGACTCTTGAAACCTAAAGCAATATGAGGCGGAACGTCGGTAGCCTTTTCAATGAGCACCCCGTTTTTCAACTCATTGCCTAAAAGTTTGGCCCGGATAGTTAAGGGTAGTTCCGCCGTTTCTATTTCCACATCCACCTTGCCTAAAGCCGATACCGATTCCCACAGCTGGTCATCAGCGTAAAGCTCCTGAGTATTCACCGCCGGGTTGATAGTGGCGTTAATGGCTCCCACCAAGGCTTCGGTGGGTTCATAGGTTAACTCATCTTTAGTATCTGCGGTAAGAATAGCAAAGTGTAAATCATTTAATCCTACTTGTGCCATCTACAGCACCTCCTTAAAAAATCGCATGGCTTTGTGATAAATTCCTAAATCCTGTTCGTACAGGTCATAAAAGTTCTGTTTGGTAAAACCGGCAGTCAGCATCTTTTGATGGATTGATTTGACTAAATCTGTGTAATCGGTTTTGCTCCACACATCAACTTGCACATAATGGCCAGTAATTAACTCCGCATCATCGGCATGCTGCTCCGGTTTATCCAGGTAGGTGAAAAAGGTGATGTAGCTATCGGCTTTGCCTGTGTAGTTTTGGAATTGTACCGGTACTCCTATATCCTTTAAAGCCGTTATTATATTTTGGTTCATGCTCATAGGCCCAGCCCCCTTCGCAGTTCTTCCTTGATGGTTGCTGTGGCCCGGTCTTTACCGTTTTCATAGCCCGGTGCCATGAAGGGTTTAGCTCTCATTTTGACAGTTCCCAGTTCCAGAAATTTGCCATAATAGGCTTCCTTACTCGGCCCCACTGCTACATACTTAACCCCATCCTGGGTTCTCACACCGGAAACGGTAATGCTTTCTTTTAGCTTGCCAGTCCGCACTGGAGTTTCGTTTTGGATGGCCTCTTGCATTACAGCACCGGCTTCTTTTAAGGCTTTGTTTTCTATTTTCTTGCCCTCGCTGCCCAGCCTTTGAACGGCATTGATGAGGGCTTCCAAGCCCTCTAACTCTACCCTAGCCACTGCTTACCACCTCCAGTGCTTTGATTTCCAGATACCGGTTTTGATATTTGATGTTGTCAATAGCGGTGATGTTGTACTGTTTGCCTTGAAAAACAATCCGCATGGTGGTATCCAGACCCGTTAAATACCTAATGGTAAACTTCACCGTATTCTCTGCCTGGACAGCGGCGGCAGCAAAGTACTCCCGGCCATGCAGGTTGCTCACTGCCGCCCATACGGTCTTGAAATCCTCCCAGGTTTCTACCTCAAAGCCGTTCTCATTGACGCTAGTGGTAAGTTTCTGGAAAGTTATCCGGTGTCTTAAATCCCCAATCTCCACCTGCATCACCAGCTTTCCCGGCGAAGGTTTGCCAGTATCAGTTTCATCACATTTACGGTTTCAGCCATGCCGCCGCCTTCGTTTTTAAGATAATAGTGGGTTCCTTCCCTTTTTTCATACAGATTGGCCACACAGTACAAAACCGCTTGCCTGACTACCGCCGGTATTTCTTCAAACTCCGACAAGGGGTATCTTAAGATATCCTCGCAAATTTCCACGGCGGTAGAAATAAAATTAGTGATGAGTGTATCTTCCTCATCACCGTCTATCCTTAAATACAGTTTTACTTCTTCCAGGGTTACCACCATACACTCACCACCTCCCGCTGTTTATTCCGTGATGACCGCTGCTTCAAAGGTGGATACCGCCGTAGCTAAAGCAGTCACAGCATCGTCTACATTGGTTTGGGTGGCATCAGCGTTTTCCACTACTGCCTGTGCTGCACCAATGGCAGTTTCAAAAGCAGTAACAG from Desulfoscipio gibsoniae DSM 7213 encodes:
- a CDS encoding phage head closure protein → MQVEIGDLRHRITFQKLTTSVNENGFEVETWEDFKTVWAAVSNLHGREYFAAAAVQAENTVKFTIRYLTGLDTTMRIVFQGKQYNITAIDNIKYQNRYLEIKALEVVSSG
- a CDS encoding phage tail tape measure protein → MASVGDLSVRIFLDSQGFQEGISKLGTEMRKLQSEFKLASAQLGQHGSELDKLRLKSEHMTKETELQRQRVQTLEEAHRKAVETKGADARVTQELEIRLNQARARLVTMEQNLKDVNNQLTLQSSSWGKLGKELEAAGEKLQAVGKKMEAAGKELSTKVTAPLVGLGALATKASIDLETAFTGVIKTVDATEQELQELKQGFETMAKTVPIATTELYGIGEAAGQLGIKKENILRFSDVMAKLGVTTNMSSDQAATALARLANITQMPQTEFDRLGATIVALGNNLATTEAEIVEMGLRIAGAGSQVGLTEAQILSFAGALSSVGIEAESGGSAISRVMVDMANAVASGGQKLEQFAQVSGMSASQFQQAFEKDAAGAIISFIEGLDKTAKSGGNVFAVLEDLGLSEIRVRDALLRASGAGDLFRESLELGSEAWVENNALNKEAELRFGTTASKIQLFKNQLQLTASAFGDALLPVISKALEGITPLVQRFSELSDGAKTTILVVAGLAAAIGPLLLIGGKLIGVIGSVAGVLSTVSGAIAVATTGAVAATPAIGALATVFTVLTGPVGIAVAAIAGLTVAGVALYKHLSQESIPAIKLFGKEVSEATKEAVGGFLELNDEATVALNQLSWSGQEVTKEMADNIAGNFSQMASQVQAGLAKHHEESLAKIKGFVAGSTSLSQQEQDEILNNMQQGYENRKQTIADGEARIKTILDTATAEKRALTKSEQEEINAIQRQMVDTGIQVLSENEIEAKAIMERMKAQAGEISVKQAAEVVKNSIEQKDKTIKAANEQYDRVIKEIIRQRDEAGTITKDQADRLIKEATRQKDDTVKQAEIMHQRVVEEAKAQAQEHVNQVDWETGQIKTKWQAMKDDIFAKAQAIKENVISTWEEIKTTTSQQWENIRSTMSDRWNDIKTNTSETVAAIKTNVSTTWDEVKTKTYETWDNIKTKTAETWQAIQNKIDEHGGGIKGLINSYTEGYKSVWDSALTTMKEVTSEKFSAMADKVNESLDRVKSAISSAIDRIKEWNATSVKEKVFSIVERITRVISTVTSGGGADDNYSGTSFFPGGLTMVGELGPELVALPRGSRIYSDHETKEILGGDKGITQNIVINSPTPLTPAETARRIKNASRQLALEW
- a CDS encoding HK97-gp10 family putative phage morphogenesis protein; protein product: MARVELEGLEALINAVQRLGSEGKKIENKALKEAGAVMQEAIQNETPVRTGKLKESITVSGVRTQDGVKYVAVGPSKEAYYGKFLELGTVKMRAKPFMAPGYENGKDRATATIKEELRRGLGL
- the gpG gene encoding phage tail assembly chaperone G codes for the protein MEIVLKTNGKDKTYTAGFISARMVRTTIAVSQEINFDNIAPEELDKLMDYIVDLFGSQFTRDELYDGLASKDLIPTITRCINEVVGAMGEATAGKNE
- a CDS encoding phage tail family protein; translation: MDSVIITNKNGESIKLGNQAPYFLESIDGVGEVPVALESQKAPKQDGSTFIDNTLDNRAVSIEGTIITKGDPAAVLMARRKMQKVLNPKLGEVTITYHQGNQVKEITGIAESTPIFPSGQGSKGLYYQKFLLHLICHEPFWLDPYFESREMSYLMGGIQFRLMLPTMFSYRGFKRRAINGGDVATPVEIEFKGPAVNPTVSNLTTGEFIKVNRELEEEDVLTVNTAFGHKYVKINGQNAFHYIDLNSVFWQLVPGENALSYTSNNDSIKTRVLVKWKNRYVGL
- a CDS encoding head-tail connector protein encodes the protein MVVTLEEVKLYLRIDGDEEDTLITNFISTAVEICEDILRYPLSEFEEIPAVVRQAVLYCVANLYEKREGTHYYLKNEGGGMAETVNVMKLILANLRRESW
- a CDS encoding major tail protein; protein product: MAQVGLNDLHFAILTADTKDELTYEPTEALVGAINATINPAVNTQELYADDQLWESVSALGKVDVEIETAELPLTIRAKLLGNELKNGVLIEKATDVPPHIALGFKSLKSNGKYRYVWLLKGVAQPMAEDFSTKKDNVEHKTPKVKFTFMARVHDGEWKHTADEDGQGFTGFESWFSRVPGDTSPVVVDKSALIATIGEAEDLLAGATVGTGIGEYPQEAYDTFSDAIDAAQAVVDDENATQAQVDAALATLAVAVSAFEAAIITEEG